The Bacteroidetes bacterium SB0662_bin_6 genome contains the following window.
AGGCTTCGTTCAGGGCGGTGCCGGGGTTGTACACGATCCCCGTCGGGCCGTCATGGTAATTCATGATCGGGGGAGTAATAAAGGCCGCCTGCCCTTCGAAGTGCGGCAGATACAACCCCTCGTCCATCCAGGGCTTATAGGGGTTGTTCGTTTCCTCGTGGTATTTGCCGAATTGCCAGTGCGTTCGCCAACCGCTGTCGGACCCCTCTACGAGGTATACGAGCCGCTCGCTCTCGTTCGGATGATCCCCGTCGTTGTCCACGCTGATCAGGTTGCCGTGGGCGTCGAACGCAAACTCATGCGTATTGCGCAGTCCGCGGGCGAACAGTTCCAGCCTGGAGCCATCGGGAAAAGCCCGGAGAATCGCGCCCTCCTGGGGATAATGGATAGATTCCCCTTCTTGGGAGACAAGGCTCAACCCCATATCGCCGACGCCCCAGTAAATGCGTCCTTCCGGCCCTACGGTGATACCGGACACGCCATGTCCGGAAAATCCGGGGTGGACATTGTATCCCCAACTCAGGGTGGTTACGTCCGAGGCGTCCGGCGCGGCATTTCCCAGTACATCTTCCAGCCGGTACACGCCCGGCGCCGCGGACAAATAGATATCTTCTTCGTGCACCAGCAGCCCTCCCAGAATATCCGAAACCAGCGTATTGAAACCGGCGACGACCGTGTGCGCCTGGTCGGCTACGCCATCGCCGTCGGTATCCTCGATGCGATAAAGCCGCTCCTTGACCACCGTCAGATCGCGCCAGTCCCGCGACCCGTCTTCGTTGAGATCGGGTATCCATCCGTTCTCGTCGCTCAACTCCGGCGCCATGACCTCTCTCATAAACGCTTCAAAGTCATGGGTCGTCTTCATTGCAAGCGCGTCGAGCCGCCAATCCGGGTGCTGCCGTATGTCCAGCAGACCCATGGTCCGGCTCGATCTGGTAACAAGCATTTCGCCGGTGTTCGCCACATCGATGGCCACAGGATCCTGGATCAGATCCTCGGTGGCGTACATGGAAAGAACCAGGCCGGGCGCCGCGGATGCCTCGAGGGCGGCTTCCGTCTCCCGAGCCTTGTTCGCGGCTTCGGCGGGATCCAGTTCGACGGCGGGTTCGGACGCAAAAACGAAGGGCAGCGTATCCGGGGGGGCAATGGCCCGTTCGCCGGTGCTTTGCGCGGGACTGCACGCGGAAAACGCGCTAAAAAACAACAGGACAAGCACCGGGGCAAACAGGTAAAAACGGCAAACGGGACGGAACATCAGCGAAGCACAGGAAGAGGTGAACATTGAGGCCGCATGGACAGTATGTGATGTTGCGCGATCAGGCGCACTACAGAAGCATAACGATAGACAATTCTTGCATGGGAATCCACCGGGAAACGAATCGGGAAATCCCTGCGGCCGCCGTGCTGAACGGGAAATTGCTCGAGGCCGTCAATCGGCGCGCCGGATACGCTTCTTCCGGGAACGGATCCCCTTCGGGCGCGCACCGGAATGCGCCGGAATCGATGCGCCTGTGGTTTCTGGATACGCCGCTCGGACCCGTGCTGGCCGGATGCACCGGGGGCTCCGGCACGGCCGGCAGGCTGTGCCTGTTGACGTTCCCCCCCGAAGAAACGCTCCGGGAAACCGATTCCCTTTGCGAATATCTGACGAGGCTCGCGCAGCGGCTGGACCTGCCTGTTTCCTGCGGCGGCGAGTCGGAAAACGGCGCCCCTGGCATGGACCCGCTGGCGGAGCAACTGGCACGGGAACTCAGCGAGTGGTTCGCCGGAGCGCGCCGGGATTTCGACCTGCCGCTTGCCCTGCGCGGAACGCCATTCCAGCGAAGCGTATGGGAGGCGCTCCGCGCCATACCGTACGGAGCCGTGCAATCCTACGGGGAATTGGCGAAATCGCTCGGCAAACCCGACGCGGTGCGAGCGGTAGGCGCCGCCAACGGGCGCAACCCGGTCTCCATCGTCGTACCGTGCCACCGGGTGATCGGCGCAAACGGCTCGCTGACCGGCTATGCAGGCGGCCTGGAGCGGAAACGCTTCCTGCTCGCCCTCGAACAGGGTCAGGCGCCGGAAGCACAGGGGGAATTGTTCGGGTAGGGAAAACCCGATCAGATAGGAATGGCTGACACTATCACTTGAAACCCGGATGCCCTGTTAGAATACACTCCTTATATAATAGTATGGAGACAAAACGATGAAGGGCTCTGAATTAGACGATTACAGGCGTGGCAAAATGTATGAAAGGGGGCTTGGGGGCTTCCCACAAGACTTCCCCAAGGCAATGGAATGCTTCCGCCGCGTAGCAGATGAACAGAATCATCCGGGGGCACAATTCACATTGAGCATGATGCTATTTCTCAAGTGGCTCATACTCCTTGACGATACGGACTACGAGGAAGGGAAAAAATGGCTCTATCGGGCAGAAGATCAGGGATTTGGGGAAGCGGTAGAGTTGAAATCATCATTTGACAAGTTCGACAGAAACCCTTCCCCGCATACACGCAAACACTTTATGCGAATGCTCCGGGAGTATTTAGGCATGACCGGCATGGAAAAGAGTAACTGGAGGGTGTTCTTTGAACAGATGTCCGACATAAGCCCATAACTTATTATTCCGTAATAATATGAAGCGTGCAGCCATGAAGCATATCAAAGCCCCCCTGTATCCGGCTCTTCTTGCCGGTATCCTGATGCTTTTCTCAGCATTGCAGCCGGCTCTCGCGCAGGAGCAATGGGAGGAGGCCATACAGGCCTTCGAGCAGATGGACGAGACGAATCCGCCGCCTGAGGGCGCCATCCTCTTTGCAGGCAGTTCGTCCATTCGCCTGTGGAGCACGCTGGCGGAAGATTTTCCCGATGCCCGGGTCATCAACCGGGGGTTCGGAGGCTCGCAGATGTCGGACCTGATCCACTTTGCAGACCGGATCGTTACGCCGTACGCCCCGAGGCTTATCCTGGTCTACGAAGGAGACAACGATGTAGCTGCCGGCAAGACCGCCGAACAGGTCTTTGCGGATTATCAGCAGTTCGTTTCCCTGGTGCACGATCAGTTGTCGGATACCCGCATCGCATTCATCGCCATCAAGCCGAGTCTGGCCCGCCGGTCTCTCATGGACGAGATGCGAAAAGCCAACGGGCTTATCGAGGAGTATGCCGCTGCCCGCGACCACCTCGACTATATTGATATCTTCACCCCGATGCTGGGCGAGGACGGCGAGCCGTTGCCGGACATTTTCGTGGACGACGGGCTGCACCTGAACGCAGCGGGCTACGCCATCTGGGCGGAAGTCGTCCGCCCGTATCTTGCCCGGTAACGGGCGGCGCCCGTCTTACGACCCGGCGAAGTGGGCGAACGTCACCACGTTCCCGGCGGGCTCGCGTACGGTAATTTCGTCGGCTCCGTAGAAGGTCTTTCTGCGGGGAATGACCCGGTCCGCATCGGCCAGCGCTTCGTCTATGGCGTCGAGCTCCTCCAGGGTCGCCACCTTGACGAACAGCGCGTTTCCCCGCAAGGGGATATCGACCAGTTCCGGCACATCGTTCCGGACGCTCTCCAGGGTCTGATACATCACCTCGACCGGGCCGTGCGTCAGGATGACGAAACCGAGGCGATCCCCTTCGTTGACCTTGGCGGTGACGGTGAATCCGAGGCGGTCCACCCAGAAGGGCAGCACCGGTTCGATGGCTTCGACGATGACGTTCGGCGTGAGCGATTGCATGACGTATGTAGCGGGTGCGTACGAGGAGGGTTAAGGGAGATGCGCGGCGTGATGGATAAGGCGCAGGTCCGTTCTGTTTCGACTGCGGCAAGATACGTCGGTGACAAGATTGGGGTTTGCAAAAAAAATTGGAATTTCCCTACGGTTTATGGATATTATGCAATTAGGTTCGCCCTGCCTTAATCGTAACAGGCGAAAGCACTGCGCAATGGCGCTATCCTGCGGGGCCTGCCGCTTGCGGAAACCCTTTTGTCGGCTTGCCGATAGAAGGGTTTCTTGCCGTTGTTGAAGGGGATTATATACTTTTTGCTATCCAAACCGCATTCAGCACCCATGTGTGGGCATGGGTGTCCCTAGAGGCACTGCGTGGCGGCAATAAGAACTGGGACATGAAATGGCTTTGATAGGCAATTATTATCTGGTTCTGCCTGAAGACTGGCTGTTTCCCGGCCACGGCAATGTGATGGACGGTAAGCGTCGAGCCGAAGAATATTTCGAAATTCACGGCACCTACGACGGTGCCGAGTACAAGATTGAGGAGTTCATTCGCCAATGGGTCCTGGCTCAACTTCTTGAAGCATACAGGTATCCCGTCCATTGGATCGGAGAGCGGATCGTTGTCGAGGAACTTGTAAAGATGGGCTCCACTGAGAAAGAGGCTGATGTTTCTATCAAAAACGCGAATCACCGCACGTTCCTATATGTGGAAACCAAGAGTCGCGGAATTTCTGACAGCGAGTTCACAGAAGCGGAGCGACAGCTCGAAACATATCTTGCCTCCACACATACCGCGACCATCGGCATGGTGACTGATGGTGAACGGGTCAAGGCCATTCGTAAGAAGGTCGATCCCAATGACTTTGAGTACATTCCTGACTTACCATCCTATGGTCTGAAACCGTCGATTAGGGCGCAATTGGTGCGCGAGTTGCCCGATAATATTGGAGAGGGCCGAAGCACTGGATTAAAGGTGCTGGATAACGACTACGAGCGTGTTTTATTTGACTGTCACAGTGCATCGCGTGATGCGGATGGATTACATGCCGATGAGGCCTTGGACGAAATTTGCAAAGTGATCTACGCAAAGATATTCGACGAACGTAATGTTACCAAACAGGCTGAGGGTACTCCGTTTCGATTTCAGACATTTGGAGCCAGCAACGCATCAGAAGTCGCATCAAATATTCGGGTGCTCTACGAAGAGGCGCGGAACACTGATATCGAGGTGTATTCTAAGCGGATTCCGGGCTACGAGAGATCGCGAGGAGTTTTCAAGAATCAGCTGCGCTTGTCAGACGTGGCTCTGTATCGCGTAGTGGAGCGCTTGCAGGAATTTTCTCTCATTGATAGCAAGGCAGACATAAAAGGTAGGGCATTCCAGAAAATCCTCGGGCCCGCAATTCGGGCTGGAATGGGACAATACTTCACGCCTGATCCCATCGTAGAATTGGCAATAGGCATCGTACAGCCACGGGCTACAGACCTCATTCTTGATCCGTTCTGCGGCTCAGCACACTTTCTGACCAAGGCGCTGAAGTTCGTGGTGGAGAATCAAAGTCATTCTCTTACACCGCACGCGTTGCACGAATTCAAATTTTTCCATCTGCATGGGATTGACAAATCTGACCGGATGGTGCGTGTTGCAATGACAGACATGATGCTGCACGATGATGGCCACACAAATATCAGAAATCAAGACGCTCTATTGAGTTTTGACAATTACCCTGATGTGATCGCTTTGCGCGATGACGGCAACCAAGATCCAGCAATCTTCGATATTGTCCTTACTAACCCACCGTTTGGGAGCATCATGAAACAAGAGGTCATAGAGATGCTCGGTCGTTTCGACTTGGGCCACAAGAGGAAGTCTCTGCCACTTGAAATACTAGGTTTGGAGCGGAGCCTGCAATTTCTAAAGCCGGGTGGAAGGTTGGCGATTGTGTTGCCTGAGCATTTGACGAAGGGCAAGAGAGCGTTATTTGTGCGGAAGTGGGTACATGAAATTGCCAGTATCAAGGCCATCTTCTTCTTTCCAGAGGACGCATTTACTCCGTTCGGCGCAATGGTCAAGACATGCTTGTGCGTCTTTCAAAAGCTCAAGGAAGGCGAAAGGCCCACCGATTCTCAACCTGCGTTCCTGTGTGAGATCGAGAACCTTGGGTACGAAGCGACCGGGAAAGCGAAGACGGGTACCGAGGTGCCAGCCGCCATTGCGGCATTCCATGCACAGGTGGGGTGGAGATGAAGATTCTACTTAAGAATTCTAAGGAGCTACAGAGTGCCGGTCGTTGGGACATAGATTTCCACCTGCCGCCCGAAGGCATCCTCAAATTTTCGAAGAGTCTTCTAAGGCGCGTTGATCAAGTCGCAGATATAGTTAAGGATAAACGTGATCCAACAAGGGAACCGGACAAAGGATTCCGATACATTGATATCTCTTCAGTGGATGTAGCTATCGGAGTAGTGACAAACCCACAGGACATCGAAGGCTCGGAAGCTCCATCCCGCGCACGAAAAGTAGTGCGAGCGTTTGATCTCGTGGTCTCTACATGCCGGCCAACACGAGGTGCTATTGCTGTTGTGCCCGTGAAGCTACACGATCAAATTGCATCAACGGCCTTTTCCATCGTGCGTGCACATGATGATGTCAACCCGTTTTACCTTCATTACGCATTGCGCCTCCCCAGTACTTTGGAGCAATTTCGAAAGTGGAGCACCGGTTCAAGTTATCCGGCTATTCTTGACAGCGATGTTAAAAAGACAATCATCCCGGTACCCACAATTGAAGAGCAGGACGCAATCGCAGCGAAGGTGGTCGCTGCCTTACGCGAATACAGAAAAGCAATCCGTGTCGCCAATAGAGATTGGAGCAAGGCCCTTGAGGAAATCACTGGGTCTCTCAGCGGTCAGCAGGCTTATAGACCAACGGCCGTTATAGAAGAAGAATTGGATGCAGTTTTACTGACTGATGTCCAAGCGAGGTTGGCTGAGCTACCACCAATTTCCACGTAGTATCCCATTGGTTGGAGCTAGTAAAGGCGGATTACAACCCGAATCGGCGAGGTGCTGGTTAACGGGTGCGACTGGAACGAATTTTCCGTGACCGGATGGCGGGATATGCTTGGCGTGGTGCCTCAGAATGTCCGGATATTCAGCGGCACGCTGGTCGACAACATCCGGCTGGGTCTTGCAATCGACCCGCAGGAAGCCATGCGGAAATGCGAGGAACTCGGACTCTCCGGCTTTTTCGACACGTTGCCTGGCGGGTACCTGACCCTTGTGGGAGAAGGGGGCGCTGCGCTTTCCGGTGGACAGCAGCAACTGGTGGGTCTGGCGCGGGCGCTGGTGCGCGATCCGCAGGTGCTCCTTCTCGACGAGCCCACTTCCGCCATGGACAGCACGACGGCGCAGCAGGCCATGGATATGCTGGATCGCTACCGCAAGGATTGCATTGCGATCGTGGCCTCGCATTCGGCTGCGTTCCTGCCGCGGGCCGACCGCGTGTATCGCATCGAGCAGGGGACGTTCCGTCCGGATTTCACCCCGCTTGACCGGCTCCGGCCGGTCGGGAGCTGATCGGATGACCACCCCGTTCTCCCATCAGATACTTCCGGCGACCGGAGGATATATCTCACAGCAGGGGGTGTCCGGCGCCCACAAGGAAGGTTTGCAGGCGCCGGCCCCGCCGGAATAAATTATTTGAGCAAGGTCATCTTCTTCACCGAGACGTTCTGCCCGGTACGCAGCACGTACAGGTACGTACCCCCGGCCAGACCCGCTCCATCGAACGAAATGCTGTAGCGGCCCGCCGGCTGCACACCGTCCGCCAGCACCCGGACCTCGCGGCCGAGCATGTCATAGACCGTCAGCGTGATCGCCTGCGCCCGCTCGAGGGAGAACTCGATCGTTGTGGCGGGATTGAACGGGTTCGGATAATTCTGCTCCAGCGCGAAGGCCGCAGGAATTTCTCCGTCCAAAGGCTCGACCGACGTCATGTCATCCCCATATATGCCGGCGCCAATGATGACTACATTGGTTCTTTCGGTATTATCGGGGAGGGTGATTGTAAATTCATTCTCCAGGGCGTAGGTCACCTTGGGTATTTCGGCGCTGTCGGTGTCGTCGTCGGGGTTGTCGAAATGATACCTGACGAAGTCTCCCTCTCCGTCGTTTCTGGCCGCCGCCGCGATAATCTGCGGCAGAATAAGCTCGTTGGTAACGGCGTCTCTGAGGGTCTCCGTGGGGGTTTGAAACTCGTACTTCTCCGGAAACGCCCCATGAAAGAACGTGTAGCCGGTGCGTTCCATCGTAAAGAGGTAGACGGGGCCGTGTCTCCAGTACCCGGTGGTCGTATCCCGGAGCGCCCTCTTTATTCTAAGGCGGCCTTCATAGCCTTCCGTGGTATTGATATTCCCCAAGTAATCCTTTGCCCCGGTCACGAAAGCCTTCAGGCTTGCACGGTCCGTCACATCGCGGGCCGTTACGGCAGGGGCCTCGCCGGGGTCGAAGGGTTCGTCCACGAGATGGGATTCCTGAATATCGAGGCCGATCGTCACGAGGGCCGCGCTACCGTCGGGATTAAAGTAAGGGCCGGCGTACCCGTCGTCGCCTCCCACATCGAACGTGCCGCCACGTAGCGACGAAGCCGCTGCTGCGGCGATCGGCTCGAGAACAGCCGGGTCGAGCAGTCTGCCCGACAAAACCACATTGTCTCCGTGCAGACCCACTCTACCGGTGGCCGTCATGGTAACCACGTACGTGGAACCGTATTTCCAGGGCCCCTCATGCGTCAAAAGACATCCGGCGTAACCGTT
Protein-coding sequences here:
- a CDS encoding sel1 repeat family protein: MKGSELDDYRRGKMYERGLGGFPQDFPKAMECFRRVADEQNHPGAQFTLSMMLFLKWLILLDDTDYEEGKKWLYRAEDQGFGEAVELKSSFDKFDRNPSPHTRKHFMRMLREYLGMTGMEKSNWRVFFEQMSDISP
- a CDS encoding restriction endonuclease subunit S, giving the protein MEMKILLKNSKELQSAGRWDIDFHLPPEGILKFSKSLLRRVDQVADIVKDKRDPTREPDKGFRYIDISSVDVAIGVVTNPQDIEGSEAPSRARKVVRAFDLVVSTCRPTRGAIAVVPVKLHDQIASTAFSIVRAHDDVNPFYLHYALRLPSTLEQFRKWSTGSSYPAILDSDVKKTIIPVPTIEEQDAIAAKVVAALREYRKAIRVANRDWSKALEEITGSLSGQQAYRPTAVIEEELDAVLLTDVQARLAELPPIST
- a CDS encoding N-6 DNA methylase, which produces MALIGNYYLVLPEDWLFPGHGNVMDGKRRAEEYFEIHGTYDGAEYKIEEFIRQWVLAQLLEAYRYPVHWIGERIVVEELVKMGSTEKEADVSIKNANHRTFLYVETKSRGISDSEFTEAERQLETYLASTHTATIGMVTDGERVKAIRKKVDPNDFEYIPDLPSYGLKPSIRAQLVRELPDNIGEGRSTGLKVLDNDYERVLFDCHSASRDADGLHADEALDEICKVIYAKIFDERNVTKQAEGTPFRFQTFGASNASEVASNIRVLYEEARNTDIEVYSKRIPGYERSRGVFKNQLRLSDVALYRVVERLQEFSLIDSKADIKGRAFQKILGPAIRAGMGQYFTPDPIVELAIGIVQPRATDLILDPFCGSAHFLTKALKFVVENQSHSLTPHALHEFKFFHLHGIDKSDRMVRVAMTDMMLHDDGHTNIRNQDALLSFDNYPDVIALRDDGNQDPAIFDIVLTNPPFGSIMKQEVIEMLGRFDLGHKRKSLPLEILGLERSLQFLKPGGRLAIVLPEHLTKGKRALFVRKWVHEIASIKAIFFFPEDAFTPFGAMVKTCLCVFQKLKEGERPTDSQPAFLCEIENLGYEATGKAKTGTEVPAAIAAFHAQVGWR
- a CDS encoding ATP-binding cassette domain-containing protein, with the protein product MTTRIGEVLVNGCDWNEFSVTGWRDMLGVVPQNVRIFSGTLVDNIRLGLAIDPQEAMRKCEELGLSGFFDTLPGGYLTLVGEGGAALSGGQQQLVGLARALVRDPQVLLLDEPTSAMDSTTAQQAMDMLDRYRKDCIAIVASHSAAFLPRADRVYRIEQGTFRPDFTPLDRLRPVGS
- a CDS encoding methylated-DNA--[protein]-cysteine S-methyltransferase encodes the protein MDPLAEQLARELSEWFAGARRDFDLPLALRGTPFQRSVWEALRAIPYGAVQSYGELAKSLGKPDAVRAVGAANGRNPVSIVVPCHRVIGANGSLTGYAGGLERKRFLLALEQGQAPEAQGELFG